From the genome of Vicia villosa cultivar HV-30 ecotype Madison, WI linkage group LG2, Vvil1.0, whole genome shotgun sequence, one region includes:
- the LOC131648622 gene encoding uncharacterized protein LOC131648622 — protein sequence MGCERGGNYKRRYASEITNSSDGIYSMKVKCQFRLRYIPSGPSWKVDNDLEGHNILGRLKDHERKFVNDMTKYNMAPRYIIVALKDKDPENLMSISQVYKSRSTYKIGKRGTLIEMQMLLSLIHKEKYTCWTKNRDNSDIVGDIFWTHPDSVKFLHIVHLVLIFDCTYKINRYRIPTTA from the exons ATGGGTTGTGAAAGAGGAGGAAATTACAAAAGAAGATATGCATCTGAAATCACTAATTCCTCTGATGGAATTTATAGTATGAAGGTTAAATGTCAGTTTAGGTTGAGATATATTCCAAGTGGCCCCAGTTGGAAGGTAGATAATGATTTGGAAGGCCACAATATATTGGGTCGTCTAAAAGATCATGAAAGAAAATTTGTGAATGACATGACAAAGTACAATATGGCTCCTAGGTACATAATTGTCGCTTTGAAagataaagatccagaaaaccTCATGAGTATTTCCCAAGTGTATAAATCTAGATCAACATACAAAATAGGCAAGAGAGGTACAttgatagaaatgcaaatgttatTGAGCCTTATTCACAAAGAGAAATACACGTGTTGGACTAAAAATAGGGACAACTCGGATATTGTAGGTGATATCTTTTGGACACATCCTGATTCTGTGAAGTTCTTGCATATAGTTCATTTGGTTTTAATATTTGATTGTACGTACAAGATAAATAG GTATCGGATACCAACCACTGCTTGA